A portion of the Chaetodon trifascialis isolate fChaTrf1 chromosome 7, fChaTrf1.hap1, whole genome shotgun sequence genome contains these proteins:
- the LOC139334446 gene encoding trypsin-1-like isoform X1: protein MRSLVFLLLVGVAFAAEDDKIVGGYECARHSQPHQVSLNLGYHTCGGSLINEYWVVSAAHCYQRRVEVHLGEHNIKVNEKTEQFIRSSLIIQHPNYSDNRRDHDIMLIKLSRPAVFNQYVQPVALPTSCAPVGTMCTVSGWGHTRFGGVNSDKLQCLQIPILSQSVCRNAYPGEISDDMVCAGYLDGSGDSCQNDSGGPLVCNGELQGVVSWGAGCAWRGYPGVYVKVCFFLDWLQSTMASN, encoded by the exons ATGAGGTCTCTGGTCTTCCTGCTGCTCGTTGGAGTTGCTT tcgCCGCTGAGGACGACAAGATCGTCGGAGGGTATGAGTGCGCACGCCACTCCCAGCCCCACCAGGTGTCTCTGAATCTTGGGTACCATACGTGTGGTGGCTCCCTCATCAATGAGTACTGGgttgtgtctgctgctcactgctacCAGCG cCGTGTTGAGGTGCATCTTGGAGAGCACAACATCAAGGTCAACGAGAAAACTGAGCAGTTCATCCGCTCTTCCCTCATCATCCAACACCCCAATTACAGTGACAACAGAAGAGACCATGACATCATGTTGATCAAGTTGAGCCGGCCCGCTGTCTTCAACCAGTATGTGCAGCCTGTGGCTCTGCCCACCAGCTGTGCTCCTGTTGGCACCATGTGCACAGTCTCTGGCTGGGGCCACACCAGGTTCGGGG GTGTTAACAGCGACaagctgcagtgtctgcagaTCCCCATCCTGTCTCAGAGCGTCTGTAGAAACGCCTACCCCGGTGAGATCAGTGACGACATGGTCTGTGCTGGATACCTGGATGGAAGTGGTGACTCTTGCCAG AATGACTCTGGTGGCCCCCTTGTGTGTAACGGTGAGCTGCAGGGTGTTGTGTCCTGGGGCGCCGGATGCGCTTGGAGGGGCTACCCTGGTGTTTATGTCAAG GTCTGTTTCTTCCTCGACTGGCTGCAGAGCACCATGGCCAGCAATTAA
- the LOC139334442 gene encoding trypsin-1 — translation MRSLVFLLLIGAAYATEDDKIVGGYECARHSQPHQVSLNSGYHFCGGSLVNENWVVSAAHCYKSRVQVRLGEHNIRVNENTEQFIRSSRVIRHPKYNAYNIDNDIMLIKLSEPAVFNQYVQPVALPTRCAPAGTMCTVSGWGSTMSSTVDGNKLQCLEIPILSKRDCNNSYPGMITDAMFCAGYLEGGKDSCQGDSGGPVVCNGQLQGVVSWGYGCAEKDQPGVYAKVCIFTDWLQSTMASN, via the exons atgagGTCTCTGGTCTTCCTTCTGCTCATCGGAGCTGCTT atgcCACCGAGGACGACAAGATCGTCGGAGGGTATGAGTGCGCACGCCACTCCCAGCCCCACCAGGTGTCTCTGAATTCTGGGTACCACTTTTGTGGTGGCTCCCTGGTCAATGAGAACTGGgttgtgtctgctgctcactgctacAAGTC cCGTGTTCAGGTGCGTCTTGGAGAGCACAACATCAGGGTCAACGAGAACACCGAGCAGTTCATCCGCTCCTCCCGTGTCATCCGCCACCCAAAATACAACGCCTACAACATTGACAATGACATCATGTTGATCAAGTTGAGCGAGCCCGCCGTCTTCAACCAATATGTGCAGCCTGTGGCTCTGCCCACTCGCTGTGCTCCTGCTGGCACCATGTGCACAGTCTCTGGCTGGGGCAGCACCATGAGCTCCA CTGTTGATGGCAACAAGCTGCAGTGTCTGGAGATCCCCATCCTGTCTAAAAGAGACTGTAATAACTCCTACCCGGGCATGATCACTGACGCCATGTTCTGCGCTGGATACCTGGAGGGAGGCAAGGACTCTTGCCAG GGTGACTCTGGTGGCCCCGTTGTGTGTAACGGTCAGCTGCAGGGTGTTGTGTCCTGGGGCTACGGATGTGCTGAGAAGGACCAACCCGGTGTCTACGCCAAG GTCTGCATCTTCACCGACTGGCTGCAGAGCACCATGGCCAGCAATTAA
- the LOC139334443 gene encoding trypsin-1-like, protein MRSLVFLLLIGAAFAAEDDKIIGGYECARHSEPHQVSLNTGYHFCGGSLVNENWVVSAAHCYRSRIEVRLGEHNIRINENTEQFISSSRIIRHPNYGTNGYNNDIMLIKLSRPAVFNQYVQPVPLPTSCAPAGTMCKVSGWGDTRSSSVDGDKLQCLEIPILSQSVCRSSYPGMITDDMFCAGYLEGGKDSCQGDSGGPVVCNGELQGVVSWGYGCAERNHPGVYAKVCVFTDWLQSTMASN, encoded by the exons ATGAGGTCTCTGGTCTTCCTTCTGCTCATCGGAGCTGCTT TCGCCGCTGAGGACGACAAGATCATCGGAGGGTATGAGTGCGCACGCCACTCCGAGCCCCACCAGGTGTCTCTGAATACTGGGTACCACTTCTGTGGTGGCTCCCTGGTCAATGAGAACTGGgttgtgtctgctgctcactgctacCGGTC ccGTATTGAGGTGCGTCTTGGAGAGCACAACATCAGGATCAACGAGAACACAGAGCAGTTCATCAGCTCCTCCCGTATCATCCGCCACCCAAACTACGGCACCAACGGCTATAACAATGACATCATGTTGATCAAGCTGAGCCGGCCCGCCGTCTTCAACCAGTATGTGCAGCCTGTGCCTCTGCCCACCAGCTGTGCTCCTGCTGGCACCATGTGCAAAGTCTCTGGCTGGGGCGACACCAGGAGTTCCT CTGTTGATGGTGACAAGCTGCAGTGTCTGGAGATCCCCATCCTGTCTCAGAGCGTCTGTAGAAGCTCCTACCCTGGCATGATCACTGACGACATGTTCTGCGCTGGATACCTGGAGGGAGGCAAGGACTCTTGCCAG GGTGACTCTGGTGGCCCCGTTGTGTGTAACGGTGAGCTGCAGGGTGTTGTGTCCTGGGGCTACGGATGCGCTGAGAGGAACCACCCCGGTGTCTATGCCAAG GTCTGCGTCTTCACCGACTGGCTGCAGAGCACCATGGCCAGCAATTAA
- the LOC139334446 gene encoding trypsin-1-like isoform X2 — MRSLVFLLLVGVAFAAEDDKIVGGYECARHSQPHQVSLNLGYHTCGGSLINEYWVVSAAHCYQRRVEVHLGEHNIKVNEKTEQFIRSSLIIQHPNYSDNRRDHDIMLIKLSRPAVFNQYVQPVALPTSCAPVGTMCTVSGWGHTSDKLQCLQIPILSQSVCRNAYPGEISDDMVCAGYLDGSGDSCQNDSGGPLVCNGELQGVVSWGAGCAWRGYPGVYVKVCFFLDWLQSTMASN; from the exons ATGAGGTCTCTGGTCTTCCTGCTGCTCGTTGGAGTTGCTT tcgCCGCTGAGGACGACAAGATCGTCGGAGGGTATGAGTGCGCACGCCACTCCCAGCCCCACCAGGTGTCTCTGAATCTTGGGTACCATACGTGTGGTGGCTCCCTCATCAATGAGTACTGGgttgtgtctgctgctcactgctacCAGCG cCGTGTTGAGGTGCATCTTGGAGAGCACAACATCAAGGTCAACGAGAAAACTGAGCAGTTCATCCGCTCTTCCCTCATCATCCAACACCCCAATTACAGTGACAACAGAAGAGACCATGACATCATGTTGATCAAGTTGAGCCGGCCCGCTGTCTTCAACCAGTATGTGCAGCCTGTGGCTCTGCCCACCAGCTGTGCTCCTGTTGGCACCATGTGCACAGTCTCTGGCTGGGGCCACACCAG CGACaagctgcagtgtctgcagaTCCCCATCCTGTCTCAGAGCGTCTGTAGAAACGCCTACCCCGGTGAGATCAGTGACGACATGGTCTGTGCTGGATACCTGGATGGAAGTGGTGACTCTTGCCAG AATGACTCTGGTGGCCCCCTTGTGTGTAACGGTGAGCTGCAGGGTGTTGTGTCCTGGGGCGCCGGATGCGCTTGGAGGGGCTACCCTGGTGTTTATGTCAAG GTCTGTTTCTTCCTCGACTGGCTGCAGAGCACCATGGCCAGCAATTAA